CACCAACTCGCCACCGGGCGCGCAGGCGACAGTTACCTCAAACTGTTCCGCGGGCAGCCCGGCAACAATATGGTAAACTACTTTTTGAGCTCCGCCAAGTTCAGATAATGTTATTACATGTAAAACTTTTAAAAGGGCCAAAGAACCCACCTCATAGTCTCTTTAGCGACACCACAGATAGCAATGATATCTATCCGTCCAATTTTTATCCCATTCCCAAACTAGATTGCTTTTTGTGCAATAGCGTCAAGAATCTTCTTTATGATGCTTTCCCAGGTATAGCTCTTAACACGTTCCTGCATTTTTACCCCCATGGTCAAAGCTAATTCTTTTTTACTACTAATCAGTTCTATTGCTCTAACCATATCACAAACATTGCCCGGATCAAACAGGCATATTTCAGTATCTTTACAAAAAAGGGAATTGATATTTTCCAGGTCCGGAGCCACCACCGGGCGGGCCAACGCGGCATATTCAAAAAGCTTCATAGGGGCGCCTGTGGTCAACGTGTGTGGCAATATGGCTATATCAAATTTAGCAATTTCTTCAAAAGCCTGGCCGGGAGGCAGGTGTCCAACCCATTCAACATAACCTGAAATGCCCAGCACATCTGTTTTTTCTTTTAACTTTTCATATTCTTCACCTTTGCCGACAACAACAAGATAATACTTATGTGTTTGCTTTTCGATCAACAATTTCACTGCTTCGAGTAATAAATCTACCTTGTGCCAACGGCTCAAGTTCCCTAAAAAACCCAAAGTAATTTTTTTTTCGTTAAAAAAAGGCTTATGTTCCGCAGCCAGAGCAATGCCCCTTTGCAACCTTTTATGGCTAATCCCGTTTGGCAATACCAAAATTCTTTGTTCCGGTATGCCCAGATTCACGAAATAACCTTTTGCCTGTTCTGACATTGTAACAACCAGGTCAGCATGCTTCCCGATGTTCTTCATCGCAGCTTTATGGAAAAATTTAAAATAACGCTCGCCTTTATACTCTCTTTCTATTGGAAATGGTGCATCAAGATGAACGATAAGCGGCAGCGCATTTTTTTTCTTTAAAAGACAACCGGCAAAATCATATATGCCGGCCCGGTGAAAAATTAAATCAAATTTCTTTTTTTTAATGCTGTTTTTCGCTCTTCTAATGGTCACTAAACCAAGGGCGGCCTCAATGATATCTTTTGCCCACCATGGCAAGCGGCGTGCCACATTGCGCAGTTTACCTTCAGCGCTTCCAAACTCATAGGGTTTTATTGGAGAAGGCCCGGTTAAAACCACCTGACAGCCTAAATTTTTAAATCCTTCCACAAAGGCGTTTACCTGCACGGCGTCGCCTCCACGGCCAACGAGAACATAAGTAAAAAGAATATTATATAACATTGACAGACTACCACCCGCAATCAGTTTACAAGTTCTCATTACGGTATCTTACAATGTAATCAAGCGCGGCAGTCATATCCGGTACCGAAATCCAACCTGACGGCAATTTCAGGCGCTCTTCCCGCCCATAGCCTGTCTCCACCATTAGTACTTTCGTCCCTGCCGCATCCCCCGCCTGCAGATCAATCAACTTATCACCTATTGTCCATGAATTACCTAAGTCAATATCTAAGTCCTTAGCAGCCTGAAACCACATGCCTGGAGCAGGCTTACGGCAATTGCACCTAATCTTGTATTCAGGTATAATTCCATCAATATGATGTGGGCAATGATATACCGCGTCAATTTTTACATTCCTTTGTTCCAACAGCTCAGCCATTCTATCATGGATTTTTTTTAATTCAGCTTCGTTAAAATAACCACGTGCCAATCCAGATTGATTAGTAACTACCACCAGTAAGTATCCCATTTTGCTAAAAGTATTCAAAACGTCTCCCACGCCATATAACAAGTGAACCTGTTCTGGACGCGAGAGGTAGTTTACTTCCTCAATAATAGTTCCATCGCGATCAAGAAATATAGCAGACCTCCTATCAATCACCGATCAGATCCCTCTCAATCAACATACCAGAATAAAAAAGATTTTTGGTACTGTTACATTAATATTTTTTTAAATATTTTATTTTACAAAGATTCTTTTAATTTCTTTTTAATTTGTCTAAAATCTTTTATAGCCTGCTTCCCAATTCTTATAATTCTTTTTAGATTAATGGAATTAACTCCTCCTTGTCTTGGTCTAAAAGTAATGGGGATAAATTTAACATTTTCCTTTGCGTTCATAAGTAGCACTGTCAGCATAACGTTAGATAAATTAAAATCTTTTGGAATTTGGTATATGTACTTTTCCATGACTTCTCTTTTGATTAATCTAAATGGTGCATTAGCATCTGTTATATTTAGCCCAAATATACATCTTAAAACCAATTTTAATATCTTTGTAACAAATACCCTCGATAACCCGTCTTGTCTGTTACTTCTATGACCAATTATTGCAGAATACCTATACCTTTGCTCCCAAAACTGATAAAACTCAGATGGAAGCGTTTGTCCATCTGAATCAGTTTGGAAAATATAATCCGCACAATGTTCAATTGCATAATGATAACCATATAAGACAGTTGCACCATGACCACTATTTGGCTTTGTCAATGGTTCAAAGTATTTTAATTCTGCCTTTAAATCAAGCATTTTATTGTATGTGTTGTCCTTACTACCATCGTTGATAATTACAAGTTTAGAATTACCACCTATTTTTTTAACCACTTCGTGCCATTCCCGCGCAACTGATTCGATATTCATTTCCTCGTTGTAAGCAGGAATGACTATATATAAACTATCCATTATTTGCAAACCTTCTTTCTATATTTTTTTCTATACTTTCAATGACAGGTCCAAAGGTTACTAATTTATTTAGAATAAACTGAAACAGGGCAACAATAAATACTGAAACAATCTTTACTACCATATCATTTATGTTTATTATCTTGATT
The genomic region above belongs to Pelotomaculum isophthalicicum JI and contains:
- a CDS encoding glycosyltransferase family 4 protein; translation: MLYNILFTYVLVGRGGDAVQVNAFVEGFKNLGCQVVLTGPSPIKPYEFGSAEGKLRNVARRLPWWAKDIIEAALGLVTIRRAKNSIKKKKFDLIFHRAGIYDFAGCLLKKKNALPLIVHLDAPFPIEREYKGERYFKFFHKAAMKNIGKHADLVVTMSEQAKGYFVNLGIPEQRILVLPNGISHKRLQRGIALAAEHKPFFNEKKITLGFLGNLSRWHKVDLLLEAVKLLIEKQTHKYYLVVVGKGEEYEKLKEKTDVLGISGYVEWVGHLPPGQAFEEIAKFDIAILPHTLTTGAPMKLFEYAALARPVVAPDLENINSLFCKDTEICLFDPGNVCDMVRAIELISSKKELALTMGVKMQERVKSYTWESIIKKILDAIAQKAI
- a CDS encoding D-glycero-alpha-D-manno-heptose-1,7-bisphosphate 7-phosphatase — encoded protein: MIDRRSAIFLDRDGTIIEEVNYLSRPEQVHLLYGVGDVLNTFSKMGYLLVVVTNQSGLARGYFNEAELKKIHDRMAELLEQRNVKIDAVYHCPHHIDGIIPEYKIRCNCRKPAPGMWFQAAKDLDIDLGNSWTIGDKLIDLQAGDAAGTKVLMVETGYGREERLKLPSGWISVPDMTAALDYIVRYRNENL
- a CDS encoding glycosyltransferase family 2 protein; protein product: MDSLYIVIPAYNEEMNIESVAREWHEVVKKIGGNSKLVIINDGSKDNTYNKMLDLKAELKYFEPLTKPNSGHGATVLYGYHYAIEHCADYIFQTDSDGQTLPSEFYQFWEQRYRYSAIIGHRSNRQDGLSRVFVTKILKLVLRCIFGLNITDANAPFRLIKREVMEKYIYQIPKDFNLSNVMLTVLLMNAKENVKFIPITFRPRQGGVNSINLKRIIRIGKQAIKDFRQIKKKLKESL